GCCCCAGCCGCAATCAGGAGACTTTCCGAACAGGCACACAGGAggccatttttaaatgaaaaggaaacgTTTATTTTGGTGGGGAGTGAGGGTGGGTGGGAAGGGGGCATGACACTTTTTCTTTGGGGAGAGGGGGGTGACATGCGGCAGCTTCTGCATTGGGCGGTTCATGCACCCAGGGTGGGCGTGGGGGAGGCTTGGGGAAGGGGCCACGCCgacccctccctccctgccctgcgGGTGGGCTGAGAAGACCCGCCATTAGCACCAGAGTTGGACGATTTGCagacctcccctccccacactgtCTCCGAACCCCGCCCCCATCCCTGAGAGCGCCCCCTCACCACTCCCCCCACCAGCGACAGGCTAGGCCCGCCCCGCCCACATTTGAGTGAGAGAAACTtattgctctgtgtgtgtgtgtgtgtgtgttggggagggtgAGCCGCGGAGCTCAGGAAGACCCCCCGCCATTCATTCCTCCCCAATCGCCCCGCCCCCTGGCCCGTGTCCGTGCGTTCCCGGAGCGCAGGAGGGGTGCGACATGCGTGTGGGGGGCGCGTCATGCAGCGCATGCGTGTAGGTGCAGGCACCCTGGCGGCCGGGGGGAAAAGGGGGAGCCGGACTTGGAAAGAGTCCCTTTAGCTCGCTCTCTCCCTCCCCGAATCCCACACTATTGActtgggggatggggtgggaggggaggagaatcACGTTTTGTAGAAGTTTATCATGATTGTGGTTATTTTGAAAAGCTGAACTCAAAAGCTGGGTACGTGTGGCGGACTGGCGAGCAGGGGGAGACGTTGGGAAGAGGTCAGTACCCTTTGGAAAAGACCCTCACCCCCTTTCCCCGCCTCCTTCGGCTTTCGTGAAGGTCAGGGGAAACGGGGGGGCTTGTTAAAGAAGTTGAACCCTTTGGCAATATAATCAGTCCCCACCCCGTACCCTGGTGTCTGGAGCCCCTAGCCCTTTGCCCCGCCCCCACCAAAACCcgccccacccctcacccctgcTTCACCAGGGTTTAGGGTCCGAGGGAAGGATGGGGGGGACTCAAAATGCCCCTTGCATAGGAATCGTTGCATCGAGAATCGTGCTCAGTGACGCCCCCCATCCACCCTCGGGTGGGGGGTTCCTGAGGCCGtgggagcagagggagggaggtggctAATTCCGTGGGACCCCGGCTCCAAAAGGGGGGTCCGCTAAAGAGTCTGGGACCGGTGTGGTCTCTGGGCTTGGGGGAGGTAGCGCATCCTTGAGCCAGGATAGGAGGTGGGAAATGATTTTCCACCCGCGAGCGTGACGCGGTGAGGACCGCTGGGGAAGGGGGGCTGGGATCCCAGCCGAGCTGGGTGTTGTCGGTTCCCAATCTTCTGATACTCCAGTGTTCCTCCCTTCGGGAACAGCCTCTGTGATCATCTGTGGACTACTTTAAATGGAAACACTCTTAACCTAAATAAACCGTGTCCTAGCCAAGCAGCGATGCCTGCACTTATCGGCTTCTGTACAAAATGCGTATTAGagacaaaacttttaaaacaagtgTTTGTCCTCATACTGCCTCAAACCTTAGCACACCACCAAAGGTACAAATACAACCCTCTGGGAAACACTGGTGTCTGTGAAGAGGGTACCTTTGGGGCACCATCTCAGGGAAGAGACTCAGGGTTAGGCGTAAGACAAAGAGGGTGCTTGGGGAGGGTCTGGTTCCCTGGAATTGCAGACAGGTTGCGCCTATCTTGGAAGTTCTAGCATCAAGGGAACCTGGGCTGGACAAGTCTGTTAGGGCTTTGGGGATATGGGTGCGGAACAGGCCTGAGGCTTTGGGGGTGTCCAAGAAATGTCAGTTGTGGGAAGGATTTGGAGCATCCCAAAGGCTGAATTTGAGCTGAAAAGAGCTGGGTCAAGTCTTGGAGGTTTGAGAAGTGCTGGGACGCAGTTCAGGGAATTTGGTGGGGGTGTTTGgggtggcaggagtggggagggagggtggtTCAGGGAGCCTCTGTGTGCAGAGGTTAAGTCGCAGGAGTGTGTGGGGATTGGGAGATGTGGCGTGCCAGGGTCAGTCTCAGAATTCTGGGTGCAGGTCTCATGTCCTGGGAATGGAGGGAGATAGTCGGGGAATTTCGTGTGCTAGGGCCAGATCATCCCAGGAATTCTGGGATAGGAGGTCTGAGTCCATGCAGCAAGAATAGAGGCGAGCAggtccctgggggaaggggcggatGAGAGGGTGAAATTCACCAGAGGAATTCTCCTAAAGGCTGAGGGAGCAGGTCCAAAGCCCGCCCCGCCCTCCCACCACCTGAGCTCAACTCGGCCCCGCCCTCCCGCCACCTGAGCTCAACTCCGATCTGGGGCTTGGGTAACTGTTCCTCCTTCCCCTACACTGTTTCTAGTTTCTGGTTTGTTTTCTCCTAATCAACGCACAGGGTTGGTTGTCCTCCTGGGGTGAAGGATGGGAAGGCTGGAGACCTTAAAGGCCAGCCCGACCCCCGGGAGGTGCCACCCCCTTCCCAGAGTGCCTGCCCCTCAAACCCGCGCATGCGGCCCCTGGCGGCTTATTGCTGAGGTGGACTTGGAGTGGGGGCTCCAGGTTAGGGAAGGCATGCAGTGTGTGGGGGGAGGTGCCCCAAGATGTAACTGGCATAATTTGGACTTATTTACACAAGTTGATGGCAGGGGGATGTCCTATGGCTCGTGGAGACCTGAGAAGGCTTTTTTTGGGGAGGGAAGAGTTGGGGGGACGGGCTGTGGCCCCTCTCTCCATCCTGGGGGCCCAGGTTGGGGGTGAGGGGCCCGGGGGTGTCTGCTGGCATCGTCATCTCGGTTGCATATTATTAAtgactttttgattttttttaaaaaaacccttttccccaccccccacccccagctcctttGACCTTCTTCCCGGTCACCCCCGAGTCCCCCCACAGGGGGGAGGGGAGCGCTAAAGGATGGAGGGCAGGGTCGGGGGAGCGCGGCGGGCGGCCCGGGGAGAGCCAGGGGGGGTGGCAAGGGGCGCGAGGCGCAGGGACACCCCGCTCAGGCCCGCGATGCTGCTGAGGCTGCGGGATTTCTCGTaacctggggggtggggaggtgtgCAGACACAGGGGGGAAGCACGAAGATGGGGTGCAGGGAAGGGTCAGACAGAGAGACCCAAGgcagggagaaagagacagagagagaaagaaatggaaggggAGGACAACAGAtacccagagagacagagaaggcaaGACAGACAGAGTCAGGCagacagagacacaaaaggaCGGATGACAAGAGACAGATGGACAGAGATGGACcaaggagatggagagagaaagtgaACAAATCGGGGAGTCAGTCAACATCGATGAGAAAGGGGGAGACATCGGGGAGGGGGGAGAGACTCCGGATTAGGAGGCAGGTTGGTGCCCACCGAGCCTCCCCCGCCCCATTCCCACCACAGTCCACCGCCCTTCCCCCCCTCCACTGGTCCCCTCACCTGAGGCAAAAGGTGGGGGGCAGCAAGGCGGGATGGTGGGCGGCAGGGGCgtggggaggggctgggtggAATGCATGTGGGAGCAGCCAGCGGAGAGGGCAGGGAACGGTGCGGCCGCCGTAGCGGGGCTGGGGGCTGACCTAGTTGTAGGGAAAGAGAGCAGGCAGGGGGTGGGGTCTGCAAGGGGGCTGAGTGGAGCGAAGCTGGCAGTGCCCTTGGGGAATCCGATGAGAACTCCAGGAGCagtgggggggggtggggggggagggAGGCTCCTCCAGAAGATTCTAAGGAcggggtcgggggtggggggcggtgaggcggagggctggggagagggacaTCTTTAAAGGGTCCAAGAAGGCTCTGAGCTTCTGACGGGTGCGGGAAGGCTCTCACAGGCATCTCACAGCTAATGGGACTCAAGATCCAGCAACAGTGTGTGTGGTTTCTGCAAAGCCTGGGGCTGCCTGCAGGGTTCTGCACCCCCGCAGGGAgctctgtggcttttccaggcaacGCTAAGGGAGCTGTCTGGACAAAAGGTGTCTTGATCGTAGGAGGGAGGGCTTGGGGGGAGATTTGAAGCCCAGTGTCTTGGGGACACCCCCTCCCAGCCATTCCCAATTGCTAACCTGGGGGGAAGGGGCGGGGGGGACCGAAAGTCTCGCGAGGTCTCAGGCGGTGACAAGAGCTGGGGACAGAAATACACAGAGTCacgggggtggggagaggatggtCAGGGGAAACCCCCCAACACAGCCTCACTGTTGGGGGGATGGAGAAACGCCGCCGGGATCATTTCCTCCTCTCTGGTGTTTTCCGCGGGAGGGGAGCAGTGAAATGGGGGGCGGCTGAGACATCAAATATGGAAGGAGCTTCCGggctggctggggagggggaggggaggaggaaggatgggaggagggagagttcTGGGGAGGAGTGGGAGCCAGTGATCAGGTGAGGGCAGATGTAGGAGGGAGGAGCAGGGGTGGAGGACAAGCCTGGAGGAAAGGAGGGTCTTGGGAGGACCATAGGGGACAATTAGGGAGGGAAgaagcctggcgcagtggctcagacctgtaatcccaacactttgggaggccaaggcaagcagatcacttgagtccaggagttcgagaccagcctggccaacaaaaccccatctctactaaaaatccaaaaattagccgggtgtggtggcaggcacctgtaattccagctactctggaggctgacgcaggagagtcacttgaacctgggaggcagaggctgcagtgaaccaagattgcgccactgcactccagcctgggcgacagagcgagaccccatttcaaaaacaaaaacgaaaggGTTGGGAAGGGAAGGTTGTGGTAGGAGAGACTCTTGGGGGAAGGAGCATGGGGGGCAATAGGCCAAAGGGGTCTTGTGGGAGGGAGGGTTGTGGGGCTGAAGGACAGCAAGGAAAAGGCTTGGGGAGGGCTGGAGGGGGAAGGATCCAGGGCACCAGGGATAGAAGCTTCAGCCAACCCCATCAGCTCCAGCCATGATTTGAGTTCAATGAATGGATTTTGGCATCATAGGCAAGAGAAGCAGGGACCTCCCCCacccagccacccccaccccaatccTCCCTCACCCATAGGCCCACACCCTCTCCCCCTCAATCCCATAGGGGCCCCTCTAGACCTGGGGGTGGGGAACAGAGGAAGGTAAAGGACTGGGAGTGGGTGCAAGCAGGGGGAGGAGTTAGATAGGAgcagggaggggagtgggggggTAATGAGCTGGAAATGGACAATGACGGGGAGGTTACAAAAAGGAGAGGTGGGGGGGATGGAACAAGAGGAGCCAGACAGTCCCCCCTCTGGACTAGGAGCCCGGAAGCCTGGGGTCTCGGCCCTTGTGCTCTGTGGCCTGGGGTGGTGGGTTGGTCATGGCCTTCCCTGAATGTCTGTGAAACACAGGGGTTTAGGTGAGGCCATTCCTGGAAGCCCCCCAGGTTCCCCTATGGCATCTCCTTAGGCTGTGGACAGGGATCCTTTAGGATGTGTCTCTGCATTTCTAAAGAAGATTCCACAGACggctgttgaatgaatgcatgatggATCACATACCTTCAGGTGGCTTCCCTTCACGTTTAAGATAAAGTCCCGCCTCCTCACCATGGCCGAAAATCCGTCCTGATCTTTCTCCCTGGACTCCAGCAGCCCTCTCCCCTTGGCCACTGGGATCAGCCTCACTGTGCTCCTTGCTGTCCCTTGAACAAGCCAAGCTCatcctccaccccctcccccagggaAGCTCAGGGCCTGTGCacttgctgtttcttctgcctgcctGGCCCTTTTCACCCTCCAGGTTCTGTGTCACCTCCTCAAAAAGTCCTTTGCAGAACTCCTTTTCTTCCcccagagatggggtcttactctgtccccccaggctggagcaccatggcacaatcatggctcactgcagcctcccagactcctgggctcagacagtcctcccacctcagcctcccaagtagctgggtctacaggcatgcaccaccacacctaagttttttggttttgaggaaatggtcttgctctgttgcccaggctggtctcaaatttctaggctcaaatgatactcccaccttggcctcccaaagtgctggggttataggcggcagccactgtgcccagccagaccTCTTTAACTGAAGTGGCCAGAGTAATAGTCTTgttcttttatctttatcttaattgcttcttttcttcttcttcttcttcttcttttttttgagagggagtctcactctatttgtagcccaggctggagtgcagtggtgtgatcttggctcactgcaacctccacctcccgggttcaagtgattctcctaccccagcctcccaagtagctgggactacaggtgcccaccaccacgcatggctaatttttgtatttttagtagagatggggtttcaccatgttggccaggctggtctcgaactcctgacctcaagtgatccactgtcctcggcctcccaaagtgctgggattacagatgtgagccacccccGCCGCCCAGCCTTAATTGCttattttctgcttcttcctATGAGCGGCTGGaaacttttcctgtaaaaggccagatagtaaatctCTTTGGCTATAGGGGCTGTATAGTCTTTGTCCCAATTATTCCACTCTGCTGTCGTGGCTTAAcatggttgtgttccaataaagctttgtttacaaaaacagatgCTGAAAGATCAGGCCCTCAGGCTGGAGTTAGTTTGCGGACCCCTTACAATCTGGAGACTGTAAACCGTGATGGCAGATTCACGCTTTGTTTTATCCCAAATTTGTAGTGCCTGCAACTGTGTTCTCAAGAATCAGTTGTGGCCatgggtggtggctcatgcctgtaatcttagcacttcgggaggccaaggcaggaggactgcttgagcccaggagttcaagaccaacctggccaacatagcgagaccccaacacttgaatccaggaggcggaggttgcagtgagccgagattgcaccattgcactccagcccaggtgacatagcaagacagtctcaaaaaaaaaaaaaaaaaaaaaaagaatcagttgctgaaacagtgaatgaatggattgaatacatgaatgaaaggAGCTAGGAGTTGGCTTGGATTGTTACAAGGATTAAAGAATATATGTTAAATTCCTAGCATGTGGTAGGTACTTGGTGATATTTGCTGAATGATTCGTCTACTAAATAGCACCACTGTCTTATCCCCCTCACTTCTGCATGGCCGGCAGCCCccagtctgtcccttctgatccCTGACCCCGACTCTCTCGGCCTCGTCCCTTCCTCTCCATCCTCACAGCCCTGGCCCCAGCTCACGCTTCcacctgtcacctcagcctcctaacttcCAGCCTCCCACCTCCAGTCCATCCTCACAAGACCCCAGAGCTGCCCCTCCCAGCTCACCTGCCTCCTCCCCAAGCCCCTAGACAAGGTGGCAGCCTCTCAGCCCGGTGCCTGCCTCATATCTACCTGAGAATCCTCCCTCCACAGTCTAGTCTCCTAAGCTCTGTCCTGCGGTTCCCTTCAACCGTTCCTGTCGATGGGATTTCTTCCTCTGCGTGTGGTCAGAACTCCTGCTCAACCTTAAGGCCCCACTGCAGATATCGAGTCTTCCCTGATGCCCGGCCCCATCCCCTGGGAGTTTCTAGTGTTCCTCTCACTGTCTGTGCTCCCTCCATTTTAGCATACATCGCCTCAAACCATGACTTTCTAGGTCCGTGTCTGCCTCCTGCTCCAAAGCGGAAGCTCCTGGGGGCATGGTTTTTGTTCACGGTTGAACTCCCCATGCCCAGTACCTGGGATGCGTGGGTGCTGTCTAAGCGCTGGCTGAATTCACAGGGGCATGGACGGATGGCTGAGCCTTTCTCTCCCCATTCTGCACCCAGAAGTGTTCTGGGTATGCCCTCCGTTTTCctgattgaatttttaaaaaaaaccctaggaccaaggagggaggcagagatgtTGATGGGGGTGAGGATGGGGTCGGTCGTGAGGGCAGGTGCAGTGTGGGAGGCAGGGTTGAGTTAGTTCGGGGGTTAGTGAGGAGCAGGGTGAGTCCTGGGTAGGTGGGTGTGGGGTCAGTGTCAGGAGCTGGGGGTTAACTGGGTGCAGCTGCTTGCAGTGAGGGGGCCGAAGTCTCGGTCAGTGGGGGCTGCATGTTCTCAGAAGGGTTAGTCAGGCAGGAGTGGGGAGTCTGGGGGTCCGGGGGATCAGAGGGTGGGGGCTACTTACCCCGGGGGGAGGGGGTTCGTCCACTAGGGGGATATCCAGGCCGCGGCGTTGGCGTTGAGGTCGGGCAAGAAGCTTGGGGGGCCTGGCTTACGCCAGTCTTGGGGGGGCAGTGGGGGAGCACcagtggctgggggtgggggaagaggccAGAGAGTTGGGGGGAATGGACATGGAATAAAGACAGGTGAAGGGTCAGTGGTGAGGAAACTTGGGGCGGGGGTACAGGGAAGATCTGGGAGGGAGGCAGTTTGGGgccaagggaagggggaagggaagtcCACCgcctcctcccccatccccctctcctccctcccctgggcaggggagagagagggagggtcCCAGGGGATCAGTAGGGGGGGCACCTCACCTTTTCGGATGGAGCCATCAGGGGAAGGGGCATAGTCGGTGAGGAGGAAGCAGGCTCGGTCCCGGCTATAGCGGCCACGGCTTCCAGGCGTGATGGGGCTCTTGTCTTCCGGGGACATGGCAGGCTGGTCAATGGCTGGGCAGTCCTCGTGGGCAAGCGCAGCTGCTGCCGGATCCCCATTGGGGCGAGGATCTGCATCCCAAGGGGGTCagacagagagacaaaggagaGAGTGAGGTGCGGTGAACACGCGGTGGGGCAAGATGTCTGCGAGGAGCAGATGCTGGGATGGTCGGCGGATGTTTGGCACTGGAAGTGGAGATTCAAGGGCAGGGTGATGGGAAGGAGTGGCCAGGAGGGTGGCAGGGGGCACAGCTGGGAGAGGGTATCAAGGGGGCGCGGCTGGGGGGTGATCATGGGGGTTGAGTGCTGGGAAGGGCGACTGCAGTTGGGAAGGGTGGTCTGGACAGGGAGTTGGACAGATTGTGGTGGTGCAGGGAGGTGTTGAGAGCTGGGATGTGGTGGTGGTGCCAGGTGTGGGGTGCCAGGAAGGGTAGGACTGGGGTGGGATGCTGTTTAAAGATATGGTCTGGAGCTGgccacattggctcatgcctataatcccagcactttgtgaggctgaggtgggagaattgcttgaggccatgagtttgagaccagccctggcaacatagcaaaactccatctctacaaaaaatagaaaaattagctgggtatagtagtacacgcctatagtcccagctactctgcaggctgaggcaggaggatcacttgaaactgggaggtcggcctgcagtgagccataatagTTTCactgcttcagcctgggtgatagagtgagaccctgtctccaaaaaagataaaagataaaagatgccaggcgtggtggcttacgcctgtaatcccagcactttgggaggccgaggtgggtagatcacttaaggtcaggagttcgagaccagcctggccaacatggtgaaaccccgtctctactaaaaatacaaaaattagctgggcacagtggcgggcgcctgtaatcccagctactccggaggctgaggtaggtgaatcacttgaacccgggaggcggaggttgcagtgagccaagatgtttccactgcactccggcctgggagacagagtgagactccgtcttggaataagaaaaaaaaaagagagagatggttGCGGATGAAGCAAGCTGGGTGTCGGGGAGAAGATGAGGCAGTGTTGGGGGGTGGTTGGCTGGAGCAAACTTCAGGGGGCTTGGCTGGGGTAGGGGTAGCGGGTGGAGGCatggctggagaggatgtggcaAGCTAGGAAGTGGCTGTTCAGGGAAGAGTGCTGGGCTCTGGGAAGGGCACCAAGGGGAAGGGCTAGGTTAGGTGAGAGATGGGAGGTGGGACGTGGGGGTCCCCTAGGCTCTGACTCCAGCTATTTTTAACTGGTGTGAAACTGGGTCAGCGGCTGAGGGAGCAAGATGGGGGCCAAGTGGCCCAGCTCCCTTTCTTGACCTACTTAAGGCGGGGCAGTGCAGGGGGGGGCCAccagcctctccttcctcctagACTCCCAAGCCACTGCCTCTGAGGCATAGACACCCCCTGGGGGAGGAACACACACAGAAGCACAGGTAACTTTCTTCTCCCTCATCTCTCGCTTGTCTCTTCCTCTGAGCAGCACCTCTCTGGATCTCTCTTTGGGACCCTCCCAGGCTGCCCACAGCAAAGCCGACTGACCAGGCCCTGGTTTCCGTTCTGCCCTGGGGGATCTGCCCTGGCCTGACTCTCCGTTTTGAAGTCTGTCTGCCTCTTGGGCTTGCTGTCATTAGAACCCAAACTCTCTGCCGCTGACCGCCCCCACCTCCGCCCAAAATCTACATCCCATCTCTCTCTGGTCTCCATGACAATCTCTCGGTTTCTGACTCCCCGCCTCAGACCCTATCGGCTTCAGTCTCTCTTCCCTCAGGGCTGTCTCCCGGATGCTCAGATGCTGCTACGTTCCCTGGGGTTCTGCCTCGGGTCTGCCTGTGATTCCTGTGAGAccctctttctgtgtctctctgagCCCCACGCTCCTCCGGGTCCCTCTCTCTGCACAGCTGATGACACTGCCTCTGCCTCGCCAGCCCCTCTGAATATCTTGCAAATCTGTTTCTCCCCAAAACTCTTTCCCATGAAACCTATGTCTCTGTGTGATTATCTGTGCCTCCTTCTTCGCCTGAGCTCCTGCTGTTGGTTTTTTTCTCCCTCACCTCTTCGACGCCAACCACCCCAGGTTCTCTGAACCCCGGCAGCTACCTCCCCAGTCCTCCCCGGGTCTCCACCTGTGCCCCCGATCCCTGACGCCCAGGCTCACCTGCCCGGTTGATCTCAATCACCTCCTCCTGAGCCAACGGGCAAGGCTCGCCGGGGGCTGGCAGAGGAGGCAGCCCCATGATCCCCAGCCCACCCGCTCCCCCCCTGAGCAGCCCGGGGTGCGTGTGGGGCCCCGCTGGGTAGGCCCCGGCCACAGTCACCCCCATGGAGGGTGGGGTGATGGGTGGCGGCGGGCTGATGCCCCCGCTGCCGTGGTGCGGGTGGGGCGGGGGTGGCGGGGGTGGGTCAGGCTTGCAGTAGTTGGGCGAGCCCGGTTGCGGGGGCCGGGGGATGTGTTTGTTCTTCTTCTTGGGCAGCTTCTGCTTGGCCATGGCCAGCGAATAGTACATGCCAAAGTTGTTGACAATGACGGGCACAGGCATGGCGATGGTCAGCACCCCCGCCAGGGCACACAGCGCCCCGACCAGCATCCCCGACCACGTCTTGGGGTACATGTCTCCATAGCCCAGGGTCGTCATGGTGACCACAGCCCACCAGAAGCCAATGGGGATGTTCTTGAAGTAGGTGTGGTTGGAGCCCAGGATGTCATCGGGGTCGGCGCCAATGCGCTCAGCGTAGTAAATCATGGTGGCGAAGATGAGCACCCCCAGGGCCAGGAAGATGATGAGCAGCAGGAACTCGTTGGTGCTGGCGCGGAGCGTGTGTCCCAGCACGCGCAGCCCCACGAAGTGCCGGGTCAGCTTGAAGATGCGCAGGATGCGGACGAAGCGGACCACCCGCAGGAAGCCCAGCACGTCTTTGGCGGCCTTGGAGCTGAGGCCCGAGAGGCCCACCTCGAGATAGAAGGGCAGGATGGCCACACAGTCGATGATGTTGAGGCTGCTTTTAAGAAACTCCACCTTGTCTGGGCAGAAGGTGATGCGCATGAGGAACTCGAAGGTGAACCAGACCACGCACACCCCCTCCACGTAGGTCAGGAAGGGCTCCGTCTCCACCTCCACGTTGGTGATGTTCTCCGGAGGTGCCCCGGGGATCGGGGAGGCCTGGGTCACCGTCTTGTTGCTAATATGGATGAAGCCCTCATGGGTTTCCAGGCAGAAGGTGGTGATGGAGATGAGGATGAAGAAGAGGGAGGCGAAGGCCACATActgcagggcagggagggagagagagggggagaggtgACCTAGGCATCAGGTTGGCCATAACATCCAGAAGACCCTTCCAGtgcccccttccccagcctcctgggcCCAAACTCTGGGCAAAATCCAGGTGTCTCAGCCCTGTGGCTCCATCACTTCCAGAATCCCATTCTCCCCTCTAAAGCTagcaaaaagggagagaaaggaacagaggCAGTTGGAGAAGAGCTGGCCCCAGCAGACGCAGCAGATGGGCAGCTTCTTTCCTTGGAAACATTTCTGGCCCCTTGCTGTTTCCTAGaccacctccccccaccctcctGTTCCCTGTGTCCTATTTCAGGGCCCCCCAGCAGGGTCCACGGGTTCTGCTGTGGGACGGGAGCCGCCAGGCCTAAGATCACACATCCTGTGTGTCTCGGAGGCTTTAGGGCTCAGCTTGGAGCTGGGCAGACGGGAAGGGAGAAGGCGGGCAGGGAGGCAGAATCGTGAGGTGGTTAAGAGTCGGCGAGCCTGGGCATGAATCTGGCTTTTAACCTGTCAAAACTGGGCAAGGAGACTGAGCTTTCTGAACCAGAAGTTTGTAgtgggattgttgtgaggattaaattagatgagCGTACGAAGGACTTGGCTCCAAACACAGTGCTTGGagcagtgcctggaacacagtaagaAGACCTGAGCTGTTGTTAGGGTATGCAGGCAGCAGTTAGTTGGGGGGCAAGGTCAAGGCCTCACCCAGAGAGGACAGGGCAGTGGTGGTGCCACAGAGGGGAGGTGGGGGTCCGGGCCCTTAAGGGAGGAGGGGTTGAAGGGTTAAGCCTGCAAAAATGGAAGAGGAGATAAAAGAGGAGAGTCAGGCAGGGTTTAGGGCCCTGAAGAGGAAGGAGAGTCACTGGCCTGGACATTGTGGGaaaaggcagagccagggccAAAGAGAAGTTAGGGCATTTGCCAAAGGGGCAGAGAATGAGGGGTGAAGGGTCCTGAGCCATTTCAAGATGGGGGATAACCAGAGTCCTGCCACACAGTGATGTGGGTTTTGATGAAGGCCTAGAAGAGGAGGGAGTGGGGTCAGGGTCTTGGAGAAGGAAAGCAATGGGCCAGGCCCCTAGAGATGTCATGGGCTTTATCAGATATGcagaggggtgggaggggagaggagtgcattggagagggaaggaagacaggTGTTATAGTAAAGAGAGGGTTTTAATCCTGCGGGTAGTGGAGGAGGGAGGGCATGGGGAGTTTTGCTATTAATCAGGGGCACAGAGCACGGGGAGGCCACTGCTGGACCACAGAGAGGACCTTGGACTTTGGGGTGGGCCAAGGGCCAGCACTGTCCCTCTGTGCACCCCCCTTCCTCCACAGGGGTTGGGCTCTGGGCTTGACTTCACTGAGGTGCAGAGCT
The DNA window shown above is from Homo sapiens chromosome 19, GRCh38.p14 Primary Assembly and carries:
- the KCNC3 gene encoding voltage-gated potassium channel KCNC3 isoform 1 (isoform 1 is encoded by transcript variant 1); this translates as MLSSVCVSSFRGRQGASKQQPAPPPQPPESPPPPPLPPQQQQPAQPGPAASPAGPPAPRGPGDRRAEPCPGLPAAAMGRHGGGGGDSGKIVINVGGVRHETYRSTLRTLPGTRLAGLTEPEAAARFDYDPGADEFFFDRHPGVFAYVLNYYRTGKLHCPADVCGPLFEEELGFWGIDETDVEACCWMTYRQHRDAEEALDSFEAPDPAGAANAANAAGAHDGGLDDEAGAGGGGLDGAGGELKRLCFQDAGGGAGGPPGGAGGAGGTWWRRWQPRVWALFEDPYSSRAARYVAFASLFFILISITTFCLETHEGFIHISNKTVTQASPIPGAPPENITNVEVETEPFLTYVEGVCVVWFTFEFLMRITFCPDKVEFLKSSLNIIDCVAILPFYLEVGLSGLSSKAAKDVLGFLRVVRFVRILRIFKLTRHFVGLRVLGHTLRASTNEFLLLIIFLALGVLIFATMIYYAERIGADPDDILGSNHTYFKNIPIGFWWAVVTMTTLGYGDMYPKTWSGMLVGALCALAGVLTIAMPVPVIVNNFGMYYSLAMAKQKLPKKKNKHIPRPPQPGSPNYCKPDPPPPPPPHPHHGSGGISPPPPITPPSMGVTVAGAYPAGPHTHPGLLRGGAGGLGIMGLPPLPAPGEPCPLAQEEVIEINRADPRPNGDPAAAALAHEDCPAIDQPAMSPEDKSPITPGSRGRYSRDRACFLLTDYAPSPDGSIRKATGAPPLPPQDWRKPGPPSFLPDLNANAAAWISP
- the KCNC3 gene encoding voltage-gated potassium channel KCNC3 isoform 2 (isoform 2 is encoded by transcript variant 3) — protein: MGRHGGGGGDSGKIVINVGGVRHETYRSTLRTLPGTRLAGLTEPEAAARFDYDPGADEFFFDRHPGVFAYVLNYYRTGKLHCPADVCGPLFEEELGFWGIDETDVEACCWMTYRQHRDAEEALDSFEAPDPAGAANAANAAGAHDGGLDDEAGAGGGGLDGAGGELKRLCFQDAGGGAGGPPGGAGGAGGTWWRRWQPRVWALFEDPYSSRAARYVAFASLFFILISITTFCLETHEGFIHISNKTVTQASPIPGAPPENITNVEVETEPFLTYVEGVCVVWFTFEFLMRITFCPDKVEFLKSSLNIIDCVAILPFYLEVGLSGLSSKAAKDVLGFLRVVRFVRILRIFKLTRHFVGLRVLGHTLRASTNEFLLLIIFLALGVLIFATMIYYAERIGADPDDILGSNHTYFKNIPIGFWWAVVTMTTLGYGDMYPKTWSGMLVGALCALAGVLTIAMPVPVIVNNFGMYYSLAMAKQKLPKKKNKHIPRPPQPGSPNYCKPDPPPPPPPHPHHGSGGISPPPPITPPSMGVTVAGAYPAGPHTHPGLLRGGAGGLGIMGLPPLPAPGEPCPLAQEEVIEINRADPRPNGDPAAAALAHEDCPAIDQPAMSPEDKSPITPGSRGRYSRDRACFLLTDYAPSPDGSIRKATGAPPLPPQDWRKPGPPSFLPDLNANAAAWISP